Proteins found in one Brevibacillus brevis genomic segment:
- a CDS encoding metal-sensitive transcriptional regulator produces the protein MEDNHQCCSTDRSTERPDKIKSNLISRLNRVEGQVRGIRGMVEKDVYCDDILNQIAAVQSALNAVGKMLLEGHMKSCVMDRIQQGDHEVIDELLKTMNKLMK, from the coding sequence ATGGAAGACAACCATCAATGCTGCTCGACTGATCGGTCCACTGAAAGACCTGATAAAATCAAGTCGAATCTCATCTCCCGTCTGAATCGGGTAGAGGGACAGGTTCGTGGAATTCGCGGAATGGTAGAAAAGGATGTCTACTGCGACGACATTCTCAATCAAATTGCGGCTGTGCAGTCCGCCCTGAATGCGGTTGGGAAAATGCTCCTCGAAGGACATATGAAAAGCTGTGTGATGGATCGCATTCAGCAAGGCGATCATGAAGTGATTGATGAGCTTTTGAAAACGATGAACAAACTCATGAAGTAA
- a CDS encoding acetoin utilization protein AcuC, which produces MSRNARLIYSPDYTQYYFHDDHPFNQRRLLLTHDLMSSYGILQDSDILTPRPATDEELALVHDPRYIQFVRDQGHSEHELPQAASYGLGTEDVPCFSNMHEASSLIVGGTLNAVDAVMSGQAEHAFNPAGGLHHAFRGRASGFCIYNDCSVAIAYLRKNWNARVLYIDTDAHHGDGVQWAFYDDPHVLTVSIHETGKYLFPGTGNLSERGDGSGYGYSVNVPLDAFTEDDSFLEVYEELVSKLAAGFKPDVILTQNGCDAHAYDPLTHLSCSMKIYQAIPRLAHRLAHEYCDGRWIAVGGGGYDIWRVVPRAWTLVWSEMSDQPLADGDLPEAWLKRWQPETDLPLPPRLFDEPFPTIPRRAEITEKNRLTLERAMLYAPTGSEK; this is translated from the coding sequence GTGAGCCGAAATGCTCGTCTGATCTACTCTCCAGACTACACGCAATATTATTTTCATGATGATCATCCGTTCAACCAGCGTCGTCTGCTCCTCACACACGATCTGATGAGCAGTTACGGAATACTCCAAGACTCAGACATCCTGACTCCCCGACCGGCGACAGATGAAGAACTCGCCCTGGTGCATGACCCACGCTATATCCAATTTGTTCGTGATCAGGGCCATAGTGAACACGAGCTTCCGCAGGCAGCCAGTTATGGCTTGGGAACAGAGGATGTTCCCTGTTTTTCAAACATGCATGAAGCGTCCTCGCTGATCGTCGGAGGTACGTTAAACGCAGTGGACGCGGTTATGAGTGGACAGGCAGAACACGCCTTCAATCCCGCCGGTGGACTGCACCATGCCTTTCGTGGGCGCGCCTCCGGATTTTGTATCTACAATGATTGCTCCGTCGCGATCGCTTATTTGCGAAAAAACTGGAATGCGCGCGTGTTGTATATCGACACTGATGCCCATCATGGGGATGGGGTACAGTGGGCGTTTTACGATGACCCTCATGTATTGACTGTATCCATTCACGAAACAGGAAAGTATCTCTTCCCGGGAACAGGCAATTTGTCTGAACGTGGTGATGGAAGCGGTTACGGTTATTCTGTCAACGTTCCACTGGATGCCTTCACAGAAGACGATTCTTTTCTGGAAGTATATGAAGAGCTGGTGTCAAAGCTAGCGGCTGGCTTCAAGCCGGATGTCATCCTGACCCAAAATGGTTGTGACGCTCATGCATACGACCCCCTCACCCATTTGTCTTGCTCGATGAAAATTTATCAAGCGATTCCTCGCCTTGCTCACCGTCTCGCTCACGAATATTGTGACGGTCGTTGGATAGCAGTAGGAGGTGGGGGTTACGATATTTGGCGAGTGGTGCCACGGGCGTGGACACTGGTATGGAGTGAGATGAGTGATCAGCCTCTTGCGGACGGTGATCTTCCCGAAGCCTGGCTCAAGCGCTGGCAGCCTGAGACGGATTTGCCCTTGCCACCTCGGCTTTTTGACGAACCATTCCCAACAATCCCACGACGAGCAGAGATCACGGAAAAAAATCGGCTTACGTTAGAACGTGCGATGCTGTACGCACCTACTGGATCAGAGAAGTAA
- a CDS encoding 5'-methylthioadenosine/adenosylhomocysteine nucleosidase, with protein MRYGIIGAMDEEIALYLEAMQETTTATKAGITYYTGKMEGKDVVLCKSGVGKVNAAVTTQILIDSFQVERVIFTGVAGAVHPELNIGDIVVSTDCIQHDIDVTPLGFEPGQIPFTEQWTWQADAGLMQQAIDAGKELEAGVQVVSGRILSGDQFVASREKVQWLYEQFAAHCTEMEGASVGQVCAMNGVPFVVVRSMSDKADGSAHVNFVEFTKLASQRSYAIVRNMLTATQASTTAGVIVYSTKNCVDCDMVKNWLTAKGVTFEVRDVMTSRAYQEEVERFGFMGVPVTVVGDKAVKGFAPSELEELVK; from the coding sequence ATGCGTTACGGAATTATCGGCGCGATGGATGAAGAAATCGCGCTTTACTTGGAAGCGATGCAAGAGACAACTACAGCCACCAAAGCAGGCATTACCTATTACACAGGTAAAATGGAAGGCAAGGATGTCGTGCTGTGCAAATCAGGTGTCGGCAAGGTGAATGCTGCCGTGACGACACAAATCCTCATCGATTCATTCCAAGTGGAACGTGTCATTTTCACAGGTGTAGCAGGAGCCGTTCACCCTGAATTAAATATTGGTGATATTGTAGTTTCGACGGATTGCATCCAACATGATATCGATGTGACACCACTTGGCTTTGAGCCAGGACAGATTCCGTTTACAGAGCAATGGACTTGGCAAGCGGATGCTGGGCTGATGCAGCAAGCGATCGATGCGGGCAAGGAGCTGGAAGCGGGAGTTCAAGTAGTGAGCGGGCGTATCTTGTCCGGTGACCAGTTTGTTGCCAGTCGGGAAAAGGTTCAATGGCTGTATGAGCAATTCGCAGCACACTGCACCGAAATGGAAGGGGCATCTGTTGGACAAGTATGTGCGATGAATGGCGTGCCGTTTGTCGTGGTTCGTTCGATGTCCGATAAAGCAGACGGCTCCGCGCATGTAAACTTCGTGGAATTTACCAAGCTGGCTTCCCAGCGCTCCTACGCGATTGTCCGTAATATGCTGACAGCAACACAAGCATCGACAACTGCCGGAGTGATTGTCTACTCGACGAAAAACTGTGTGGATTGCGACATGGTTAAGAATTGGCTGACAGCAAAAGGTGTTACCTTTGAAGTGCGCGATGTCATGACGAGTCGTGCCTATCAAGAAGAAGTGGAGCGCTTTGGCTTCATGGGTGTGCCTGTTACAGTCGTAGGTGATAAAGCGGTAAAAGGCTTTGCACCGTCTGAGCTGGAAGAGCTGGTGAAATAG
- the ccpA gene encoding catabolite control protein A: MPVTIYDVAREAGVSMATVSRVVNGNPNVKPLTRKKVLAAIERLGYRPNAVARGLASKKTTTVGVIIPDISSLFFSELARGIEDIATMYKYNIILCNSDQRMEKELQLINTLLEKQVDGLLFLGAEIKEDHLQALTSTSVPTVLAATRDADNVLPSVSIDHFQAAYDATEALVARGHKRIAMIAGPANDPLAGLMRYEGYKKALKDAGIELDEELIATGNYFYESGLSTTKAFLALKNPPTAIFAANDEMAIGAIHAIQDSGLNVPGDIEVIGHDNIRLVEMVRPRLTSVVQPMYDIGAVAMRLLTKYMNNENVEEHVVLLPHRIEYRESTKPDQA; the protein is encoded by the coding sequence ATGCCGGTTACTATATACGACGTAGCAAGAGAAGCGGGGGTGTCGATGGCGACAGTTTCCCGCGTAGTCAACGGGAATCCCAACGTAAAGCCTTTGACCCGAAAAAAGGTATTGGCTGCGATTGAGCGCTTGGGATATCGACCAAATGCGGTTGCTCGTGGACTCGCTAGCAAAAAAACGACTACAGTTGGTGTCATCATCCCGGATATCTCCAGTTTGTTTTTCTCCGAATTGGCGCGAGGGATCGAAGATATCGCTACCATGTACAAATACAACATCATTCTGTGTAACTCTGACCAACGGATGGAAAAGGAATTACAGCTCATTAATACTTTGCTCGAAAAGCAGGTGGACGGGCTTCTGTTCCTGGGCGCAGAAATCAAAGAAGATCATTTGCAGGCATTAACAAGCACCTCCGTACCGACTGTACTCGCCGCGACTCGCGATGCGGATAACGTACTTCCGTCGGTTAGCATTGACCACTTCCAAGCCGCATATGATGCGACGGAAGCATTGGTTGCACGCGGGCACAAGCGCATTGCGATGATCGCAGGTCCTGCAAACGATCCATTGGCAGGGTTGATGCGCTATGAAGGCTATAAAAAGGCGTTGAAAGATGCGGGTATCGAGCTGGATGAAGAGCTGATTGCGACAGGCAACTATTTTTATGAATCCGGCTTGTCCACTACAAAAGCTTTTCTTGCTCTTAAAAATCCGCCGACGGCGATTTTTGCAGCAAATGATGAGATGGCCATTGGCGCGATCCATGCCATTCAAGATTCTGGCTTGAACGTGCCAGGTGACATCGAAGTCATTGGTCACGATAATATTCGTCTGGTTGAAATGGTACGTCCACGACTGACTTCTGTCGTACAGCCCATGTACGATATTGGTGCGGTGGCGATGCGCCTGTTGACCAAGTACATGAATAACGAAAATGTCGAAGAGCATGTCGTGCTGCTGCCGCATCGAATTGAGTATCGGGAGAGCACAAAACCCGATCAAGCCTGA